GCAATGTTGTCATTATCTGTATGGATTTAACATTTTTTGAATCCATATTTGCCCACTAGAGGGCTGATTGCGTCTTCCCCTTTAATATTTGATGTTGTCTGAGGCAGAATGCGAAGCCCTTAATTAAATGGATCATTTGTTCCCTTGAAAATGCCTGATACCACACAATATGGAACtctgaaatgcagctttctGCTGTATTCCAAGGCTTTTTTTAACTTATAAGGCTCATGAATTTGTTAATGCTACATAACGGTTCTTGCCCTCTCAGGGCTGATGCTAATTAGATGATGGGAAAACGAGTCCTTGCAAGATTTTCTTGTTAAATGTTGTTTGAAAAACAGTACTAGAATGTCAGTAGCGGCTGAATTCAGCCGAGAGGAGTTCAGGTTTGGGGAGTTGGGGGAGGGTGTTTTTGCTAACAGGTagatttatcttccttttttgtgCAAGAGCAGGAGAGGTTTTGAACTACCTTCTTTATccttttattctgaaaatggaaaaggacATTCAGTCTATTTCTCTTCATTAATTTTGGGGAGTTTCTGACCTGAAGGCAGATACCTGACAAAGCAAATAAGTAAAGGAAGGGATGCACAAGAAGTTATGGACCATAAAGTAGATGGCTTTATGGCACTACAGGTTTCATGCATGGGACTACTTAGTTTTGATGACATAGTAAAGTTCATGAATATTTCAGACCAGAATAGGCTGCTTAAAATATAGCCATGTGTGCAGTGCAGAAGAGATAAGTGCCCAGCATTGTATTTAAACTACAGCAAAACATTCAGAAAGGTATTTCTCTCAGAAAGGTCGTTGGATTTTCAAACTACTGATTGTAGGGGCCAAGCGATTAAGACCATACTATAGCCTCTGAGCATTGTTCCAAAGGTGCATTATTCTCATGGTTGGAAAGATCCTGTTTCCTCTTGGATTTTTTAGCTTCTAGTGTCAGTTATTGTTTCTCATTATATCTTTCTTGGCTCATAAAACAAGCCCTTAGTAATTGatatttttctccctgcataGATTTATACGGATATTGACCGCGCTATCTTTCAAGCTTTTCTCCAAACCTAGATAGGCTGGGCTCAGTGAATCTTCACTGTGAAGTCGATTTTCCACATGCCAGCATTCTTCAAGTTTGCTGCATTTGTCTTGAGTTTTTCAATACTTGTCCACTTAGGTAGATTTCAGAATTAGACACATTGTCGCAAGAATAGTCACACTAGTCCTGTTTACAACAACATCCCTGCTATTCCCCTTTGGTTTATTTAGTATGGTTAGCCATGTTAGCACAGCGTCCCACTGGAAGCTTGGTCTTAATTGAATGTTTCCTTATCAGAGGACTGATATTGTGGAACAGAGTTCAACTGAGAGTAACTGAAGCAAGAATCTGCTGAGGAGCTTGATAAAAGTCATGGATGGGGTTATGCTGTAATTGCTTGCATTAGCAGGGAACTGGACTTGGGCACTCAGATGTGTTTTTCAGTTCAGTATTCACCTCAAAGTTCTATCTAACGTTGCTGCTTTCAAGGATACAACCCTCACCCTGTAAGTACGACTTGATAACTGCAAAATGCATATGCTGTATTCAAGTCTAGCTTTAAACATGTCAGAAAGTCTGGAACAAACTGCACAAGTGTTTAAAGATAGCTCCTTATGATTCTGGTGTTCCTTTTTACTCCTTGCATCTCACATAGACCTAAACAGCCAAATTGCTTCTTGCTGATTCCAGAAACGATTGTTGTGTGTGTGAGGTGGGATCTAAATAAGGATGCATTTAGCTTGCGTGTTCTGTTAGGGTTTGCCATTGAAAGCGGATTAAGAGAAAGATGAAGGTAGGAAACATGAGAACAACTCTTAGAGATTATAATGAATGTAAAAGAACAGTGATGGATGGGAAGAAAGTGTTATGGCAAGTGTGTGGTAGAGTGCTTGCTAGGAAGGCATGGCTTCTACCTAAATGGCTTAAAATCAAGCTGTGGCTTAGAAGGGCCTGTGGAAGTTAAAAGTAGGTGCTGGATAAATACTGCCTACATTACACATGCTAATCAGACTGCACACTTCCTAAAGCTTCTGCCTCCAGTGTAAATCATCACAATAGCAGATATAATGAAGTATCCTTCTGGGAGGAGATGGATATGGGGAAGAGCAGGATAATTCTCTGTGGCTTGTAATACCTGCAGGGACTTCTGTCATTGAGCAGTTTCGTAAACACTTGAAAGCCTGAGGAAATTCCCAGACAAAAACTCAAGTCAACCTGCTGTGAAGGTTGTATTCATGTTAGCCAGACTCTTAGTTGTGGCCCTGGAAGTTCCAAGTGCAGGTTCAGTTTTGTCTTGTTTAATTGAAAAGTCTGCAAATGGAAAAACTAAGTTCAGAGAAACCTTTAACTGCCCATTGGTTGGCACACATATGggtggtggggaggaagggggtaAGAAAAAGTCCAGTAACTTGGCTACTGCTGCTATCTCTCTGTTATATTATCAAACACAAAAGCTTTTACTGTCTTGAATTGTAAAACAGTGCAAGCTTCTCTTAACAGCGTGGTGTAATGATGGAGGAACAgtttttaacagcagcagccatagCAGATAGATGCCAACTGCTTCTTCCTGTTCAAAGAGTCTGTGTGTTACCAAATACACTTCTGATCATTATGGGAACAGATGGATCTAAACTCCTAGACAAAACATTTTGCATCACATCAGTAAGGTTGAAATTATGAAAGCCCATTAGACCAGTGAAATACCACATTTGATATCCAGAGTATCTTTGTGAGACCCACTAGGAAAGCAGCACTGTTGTTAGTGTCAGCATTTTGTGTTCTAAATATTCACGTGTCTTCTCCAAAAATGGGAGCAGAGTTAAGTGGATTTGGTCATAACTGCTTTTGCAGACTTTGCAGTACATGGAGTTAATTTTTATGATGAAAATGAACCTTTACCTGGGATTTCCAGGTTTTCCAACCTTTTTTTGACTGAAATAAATCATAGATGAACAAAAAGTGATTTTTGTCTGGGAATTATTATTCTGTCCCCTTCAGACTGCTGTTGGAAAATTTCCAAAGTGCTGCCCTGTCTCCTTTGTAGGTCTAATAAATTAAACTCTTTGATTCTTCTAAGACCTTTACTTGTCTGGCTGCAAGGTATTGTTTGGTTTCTTCTGCCAGTTCCTAGCCTAAGTCTGTCCCCCTGGGACTGGAGTACTTGCAGCCAAGCACAGTGTCCTGGGTGAAACCTCCCCAGAGCCACATATAGCAAGAAAGCATCCTGTCACTCAGTGTGGAAGACCCTGTCCAGTTAGAGTTGATAGATAGTGGGGCTCACCCCCATGTGACACTGTCTCTTCCCCTCACCCCGGTCCCAGGTGCCGGATGTGTTCGCTGACCTTCTACTCCAAGTCGGAGATGCAGATCCACTCCAAGTCCCACACGGAGACAAAGCCTCACAAGTGTCCTCACTGCTCCAAGAGCTTCGCCAACAGCTCCTACCTGGCCCAGCACATTCGCATCCACTCAGGGGCAAAGCCCTACACGTGCAGCTACTGCCAGAAGGCCTTCCGCCAGCTctcccacctgcagcagcacacacgGTAAGGGCCAGAGGAGGCTGGGGGCCCTCCACACTGCATGTTGCCGTCATCCCAGCATGCTGTGAGCACCCTCAGTGGGCAACTGCCTGGGGAGACCAAGCTTGTTTTCCACAGGCTGGTCAGGTCTCGTACACAACAAAAGGGCAGTAGTGGTATCGGACATGTGAGACTTGTCACTTGCTGTGAGGGGCTGGGTACGCACAGAGGTTAACACTGTTCACCCTAAGGGGCATCTGCAATGGAGTGATGCTTTCTGATAGAGGGTAGGGCTGGTTGTGTCAAAGTGAGAGTGGGTGTAAGAGGACTGTTCTCTGTCACCCCAGCATAGTTCTGCCAAATGTCTCAGTCCAGGCTTGCAGCCCCCCTGCTATTACAGCTGTAGGCTTCCCACACACAGCTCTGCCAATGCCCCTCAGTCCAAACTCTATAGTTCCTCTCTCTGGATCCTCCCCCGGTGCAGACAGACCATGGTCTCTTGAATCCAAGAGGAGCATGGTTTGAAACCGAGCGAGCTCATGCCGTGTTTGGAGTTCCTCCATGTAGCAGATAGAGTGGTGCTGTCCCACCCCCTTTATGCCCTCATTCCATCAGCACTAGCCAGATGGTGGTCATGtccaactgctgctgctcctcctcctcttcgGCAGGATCCACTCCAAGCTCCACACAGCGATTGTCAAGCCGCACAAGTGTCCTCACTGCTCCAAGAGCTTCGCCAACACATCCTACCTGGCCCAGCACCTCCGCATCCACTCGGGGGCCAAGCCCTACACCTGCCGCTACTGCCAGAAGGCCTTCCGCCAGCTctcccacctgcagcagcacacacgGTAAGGGCCAGAGGAGGCTGGGGGCCTGGCCCTGGCCCCCCCGCGCTGCCGGCATGCACCAGTGGAGCACGCGCGCCAAGCATGCGGGGGGCGGGCGGGGAACGCGGCCGGCTGCGCCCTCGCAAGGAGGTGACCCCCCCCAGAGTGGACGGAGTGGAGGCTGCGCAGGAGACACTGACCACGTCAGGGCAGAGGTGGGCACATGCTGGCCCCGGGGATCCTTGGTCTTGCACCGCGGGGGGCACAGAGAGAGAGAGCCATAGAGAAGAGAGGCATTGGCTATAGGGCATCCCAGCCTGGCACCACGGGGGTTGGACTGAGTGTGTGGAAGCTTCTCCTGGCATTGCAGGGGGACAGGGACAGATGAACGCTGTAGGTGATCTCAGCTTGATAATGTAAAGGGAAAAGCATTGGAGTGTCTGTTACAGAGCTGCTGTCTTGGCCTTGCAGAAACAAGAGAACAGACTCTTCTTGGCCATATGGGcctcctgagcttggagcagggaGCCTGGACCTCCAGACCCTTTCCCAGCCTATTTTCAGGTGGCACATAATGCCAAGCTCGCCAGGCATTCGTAAGCTTTTGCTCCTCAGTCCTAGTCATTGTGTGAAATCTGCTTGACTGCTTGTCTTCTCTAACTTCTagctggacacaggagctgtgcagagCTCTCTTTGTCCAGACAGAACAGCATTTGGAGGCAACATGATCCCattgttggaactagatgatcttaaggtcctttccaaccctaactattctatgattccctgcTTTCCTGAGTGACTGAGATTTGATCATAGCAGCAGGCCCTGGCAGTCTGCCTTACCTGCCCGCTCACTGCCTCCCTTTTGCGCTCTTCCTTCTCAACAGTATCCACACAGGGGACCGGCCCTACAAATGTGCTCACCCTGGGTGTGAAAAGGCTTTTACCCAGCTTTCCAACCTGCAGGTAAGGGGCTGGACTTGTCCTGCTCACCAGTGCGGGTGGCAAGGGTAGCTGTCAGGTGGTAGGGGAGGCTACTTGCCTGTGGTAGAGTGGATGGAGAAATGGGGGCAGTTGGGAGGAGTGTAAGAATACAGAAAAGCTCTTGAAGCCCTAAGCAGGGGAGAGATTCCCGGCTTTTGTAGCACTGGTGACCCAAAGAAGTCACATAAACACTCACATCCTGTAAAGTTGTAAACTTGACTTGAAGGCAGTGAGACCTTGGTAAAGTTCCTCCCATCTGTTCTGCGGAGTTTTCTAACTTAGCTGGGGCAAGACTTTTGCTAAATGTCATTCTGAATAAAATCTGGGTATCTGATTGGgtttactgtttgttttacaAATGAAATGGAGGACATTGAGGGATTTAGGGAAGCAGAGGTGGAGTGTCTTGTTGCAGTATCCTGGAGGAGGGGAATTGTAGCATGTGCCAAATGGCAAAGAGCTGTAAACTGTGAGCAATTAAAGCAGATCCTACCCTAAAGGGCAGTGACAGATGCTGGGAGCAAATGTGTAGtgaggcagaagagaaaaggaacaggctgagaaagttggggaggggaggctgagaaGATGAGGGCTGTGGGGAGTTGGGAGACTCTGCTCTTCAAATGCCTAATATGACTGAGAAAAAAGGGCATCTGGGGAAGATGTGGGCTGGAGGGAgaagctctgctccctgcagtaGGAGCCAGGCAGGAGACCTAGGGAGCTTGGAGCCTGGCTGGAAGAGGGTATTGGAGGTAAAACCTTCTTCAGTACTAACACttgcttcctctttcttccaCCCTACTGCTGGTCCCCAGTCCCACAGACGGCAGCACAACAAAGACAAACCTTTCAAGTGCCACAACTGCCACCGTGCATACACGGATGCTGCCTCATTGGAGGTACACCTGGCTACGCACACGGTGAAACACGCCAAGGTCTACACTTGCTCCATCTGCAGCCGGGCCTACACCTCGGTGAGTGTTTGCTGTTCTGGGGAGTAGCAGGAGTGAATGCACTTCCCAGCGTCCTTCCCTAGCTCCTCCACATCCAACAGGAGCAGCCACCTGGGCTGTCATGTGCCTTCCCATTGGGTTTGGCTTTCGTAAATGCCCTCCCCTCCTGTGACCACCATTCTTCCCATTGCAGGAGACGTACCTGATGAAGCACATGCGGAAACACAACATCCCTGACCCACAGCAGCAGGTGGTTCAGGCGCAAGCCCAAgcctctcagcagcagcagcacttccagCCACAGGGTGGGGGGGCAGCAGGGGGCCCTTCTGGAGACACTAACCAACCCAACCCTCCCCCCCAGTGCTCCTTTGACCTGACTCCTTACAAGACTTCAGAGCATCACAAGGACATCTGCCTCACTGTCAGCACCAGCGCCATCCAAGTGGAGCACCTCTCCAGCTCCTAGAGAGACCTCAACCCAGGGAGCAGAAAGCCTCTTGTGCATAGCCTGCGCCCAGGGGCACTGCTTGTGCAGCGGCCCTCCTCGTGCAACAGTCTCCGGCCTCTCCTCCTGCAACAGCCGTTTCTGGCCGTGTAACCCTGTTCATGGCACCCCCTTGAACAACAGTCTGTCTCAAGGGGGTGCTCCTTCTGTGCAACAGCCTGCCTGGTAGGAGGATGCTTCCTTGTGCAAGAGCCCCTTTCCTGTGCTGGGATCACTTCCTCATGCAAAAGCCCCTCCTTTCAAACCCAAAGAAAGGCCCCTGTTTTGCCTTCTCTCTCACTGTAGGATGTGTATGAAGGGGGGGTGCCTGTTGAGACATGCATGGTGAATGGGATGGAGAGAGGGTCCTTGTATGTACAGGGGCTCGGACACATGTTTTCAGCAGGCCACAGAAGAATGTGGAAGGGTTCATAGCTGGATGGCGTTCTTTGAGGATTTCCTTGAGTGTCTAAGAGAGAAATATCCATTCCTGTCCCTCCTGCTTGTGAAAGGGAGGAGGGGTTGCTCGTCCTGCCCCAAGGACTGGATGGGAGAAACCTTCTCCCCAGAGGAAGGTGAGACCAGTGTGGGGGAGAGGTGAGGCATGTTCTCTGGGCTGGACCATGCCTACGCTGCCCGAGGGCTGTGGAGTATTGCACTCTTTCTCCTCCCGTGGTGGAGAGCAATAGAGAGGAGTCTGTCTGCACTGGCTGCTGCCTCTCTCTCCCAGCTGTCCGAGCAGTATGGTGGCCAAGGTCCCGTAGGAATGTGGATTCCTGCTCATTGCTCTTCCTGCCCGTTGTGGATGATGTCCTAGCAGCTTgtactcctcctcctctccctcctgcctgcttccccaCACCCTCCCTCACAAAAGCCTGCAGGCatcaacaacaaaccaaaaagcaactGGAGGGAGGGTAAGAGACTGCCAAAATAATCATCACCCGTCTCTCTACTCCCTTTCCTGAAAGGCAGAACGACAGCAGTTCTGACTCTCGTACCCCTGTCCTGGCCCCAGGTCccaaagggaaggaggaggaggaggaatagCCCAGTCTTTTCAAGGAGCcggcaggaggcagggaaaggCTAGCTTCTCCTGCTCACCTCCCAGCGGAGCGCTCTCCCAGGCTCCCTCTTGCCAACACGGGCTGGACTCACATGGCAGTGGTGGCCTCTTCTGGACCCTGGTCATGGGAGAGAATCCCCAAAAGGTGGACAGTGGAGAGAAGGGGATGAAGATCCCCACAGAAAGACCAATCTAATGAGAAGGGGGAGCCAACAAGAATAAACTGAAGGCCCCttgaatttatatatatatatatatatatataaatatctatTCCCCACCCCTGGCCCGCTCTGTCCTTGCTGTAACTGTTTCTATCTCTGTGTTTATAAAACGCATTATCCtgatgaatttttattttcaatcttcatttgtttttccctttctcttcatcttcaattcttctccctccccccccccctttttttttttgatatatAACTGGTCCACATGACTATTAGTCTTGTGTGTCACTTATTAGTTCCTTTGGATCATGGAGGCTGACTCGGAAGAGAATgagaaagcaagggaaaaaaagcatgtgTTGTTGGGATTTAAAATCGATCGCCCACCCAAAGCCTACAGAATCCCAGACTTCTGTATGAACAACCAATAGGGGCTTTTTTTTAACCATCTGTATAGAAATAAATTGGTGTAAAAGGCTCCTGGAAGGTGCTGCTGCGAGCAGCCTGCCCCTGTGACGTGTGTTCCTTCCCCCTGCACCAGACCACTGCACAAGCATCTTGCTGCTGTGTGTCCCGAGCGGGCAGCCTGCCTTTGGGCAGCCTCACTTCACACAAGGAAAGCGAGgagttctgtgctctgcacctCTGGAGCCTGTGGCAGAAacctttttctctgcatttagtCACCAGGGTTGGCTGCAAATGGTTGTTTGCTAGATCAATAGGTTTGGCCGGAAGAAGCTGCCTGATTTGGCTTCTGCATTTCACAGGTGACATTTCATCTGTTTATCCTGTACTGAGCCCCAAGAACTAATGTATAATTTGAAGTATGTGTTGACAAATTGCATTAGTTTGATTCTGAGGCACTGGGACACAGAGAATCCCTTCCATTGGTAGCCTACTGCAGGCTTTGTGTTCTCACTGTTGAAATATTTAAGCCCAGTTTCTCCTTTGGATCTGTTTGGCTTTGGTTTCCAGTAACTAGTTCTGGATACATCCATCCCATGGATTCAGAGAGCCCTAAAGCACAGTGGGGCTTTTTCCCCTGGACTGGTATTTAAGCACTATAATGTCACTTCTCAATCTACTTTTTAGGCAAGCTAAACAGATGGAATTCCTGAATTCTTCCACTGTAAGGGATTTCCTCCAGCCCATGAAttattcttgtcttttctttctacttcttgtcaaatttttttcagtatcttgTAAAAATGTCCCTTTCAGAATGGGGTGTTCAAGCCTCAGTGCCATGGCCAGGGCCCCCTGCCCCTTTGCCTTAAGTCCACAGAGGATTACGTTTTGCCCTTTTCTCGCAGCATTATATGGGAGCTCACGTTAGCTGCTTGTGTGGTGTGATCCCTGGATCATCCAAAGTCTCAGCTTTCTGTGGTAGTGTTTCCCCCTTTCTACAGGTATGGTCTgagtttttatttcttagatACTTAACATGAGGCTGTTAACAAAGGCCAATCTGTGTGAATAGATCTGGTTTACTGATGGACCATGTTACTCGCTGCTCTCCCAGTTTTGTCACCCACAAACTGTATCAGTTGTTTCTTACTTTCAGATCCAGGGTGAAAATGCTATATTGCATCTGACCTACCTTAATTTGAAAAGCATCATTCAGTGCAACTTTATATTAGCTTCTTTATGAGACTTGCAGGCTAGGCATTTCTTAATCCTCTTAGTATGTGATTATGTACAGTAAATCTTTCTGACTTATGGTGCTAGGTCAATGCCTTACAAAAATTTAAGTATGTCGCACCTATGCAGTCCCCTTTGTTAAACCAAATGTGTAATGATGTCACCTAAGGATGAAattagggtttggtttgttgggtttttttttcctacaaaatctgtatttcataaAACCTTTGGgtcaaaggttttatttttcattcactaATTCTTCATCTCAACAGCTTTTCCATAAGTTTGAAGTGGAGTCATTTCATTTGCCTTTTGGGAGCGCTGTCATGAATGTCCGAAGGTGTTTCTCTAATATCCCAAGTTTGATTAAAATCAGAACCGATGGGCTAGAGAGCTTGTTAGTGATCTCTTTTAGGattcctgtttctttgctgAGTTAAAAATACACATCCCTAGTAGATGCTGTCTAATCTCCTACTTTGATACTAAGGTACTGGATAGAAGTTGCTGTTTTCATGTGACTGCCACatcctgtttctttctgaatatGGAACTGGAAGTGTTTGTTGACCAGATTTCCCCTGTTAAGTGTCACtagcatttttatttagcaTGGCCCAGTACAATTAGtaagttttctttgtttattttttatttaaaaaagaaatgaaagaccCAAAATCCCTTTGCTGTTACCAGTGGTTTTCCTAGCCACAAAGCTTTCCTGAACAGTTTTCTTTATTCTAGTAATGGCTTATTTCTGTCAGGTGCTGTCTTGGCCTTCCCTTTTCCATCTGTTACGtttcaggtttggtttggtttggggtcaTTCTACACTGTTCCTTCTTGCCCACAGACTTTCTTACTGAACCCAGGATGAGCTTTTACCAAAAGTTTTCCTCTTTGACTGTGGAATTAGAGCTTTTTTGGCCATGTAATACTGTTCTTTTATGGAAAAGTTTCAACTTTTTCCtgccttatttctttttctcatggACAACTCAGTTTGTAGGTTTCCTCACCTTGGAAATCAGCACAGGTTTGTTCTGCTTATGACTCTCTTTTGCATGTCCATATTCCATATGAACAGGACAAAATTCCCAGTTTCAGTCAAGCTATGATGTCTTGTATGTATCACCTTGAAGTCTGAAAAATTGACTTGTTTTGGGTGCAGTGTCTTGTATTGGGAAACCTACAGTTTTAAAAGTCAGAAAGGtgttttttccagctgcttGAATTCCCTGGGGAATGGCTCCCAAGTTAAAATTCCTTGCAGTGGCTTTTCATTTTGTACGTTAAAGGTGCTTGAAATTGCCTTTCCTGGTCCCTGGTTTGATCCGTTGTTTTCTGATGTATGCTATCCTTCCCCTTCTTGGAATCTGCTACCTAGCATAGGTATGTATTTAAGGCTGTACCACTCATGTATTACCAGTTATTTCAAAGTTATTATTGCTTGCGTTTGTGTagtttgctgctgctcctaCAGCTTTTACTTTTGCCCAGGAAGAAACTAATGGTATTTTCCCCAAGGGACATTCCCACTGAGTTTCAGAAATGCCAGTTTATTCAagacctctttttttctttcctcatcaGTGAGGCTTTCTTACTTCTCTGTTTACCCAGAGTCCTGCTGCTGGTGTAGAAGCACTTGAAGAAACCTTATTATCATCCTTGTTACTTACCTCAGTTTGGATTAAGTCTTCCTCTTTGAATTCCCAAGGCCATTCTAACATATTCAGAATGCTTCAGGTGGTTTAAAAAGTATAGTCTCTCCCTGCGGGATGCAAGATCTAACATCTATAGAAAATTCTTCCCTATTGAGATGGTGCCTCAGGTTCCACTGTATGCAGCTTCCTGCTTTGTGCACTTAAACCAACCATGGTTCAATTATTTAACTACCACTCACAAGAGTGGAAGATTCTCTAACAAGATCCTATGGtccttcctcttcagctccCTGAATTCTATGACCCTGAATTTTCTCTGTGATGCCAGTccatttgtttctctgtgtcTGTCCACACGAAGGCTTGACAATGACTCTGGAGTTCTGTATTAGGTTGCATCTTTGCTGGAAGGTGAGagcactttttcttcttgtcctttACTGAATCCATTGTCTGTTCATAGCTGGATTTTGCAAATTATCGTtgctttaaaaggaaacatCATGTAGGCTGGAAATCATTTAGAAAAGTCACCCACAAACAGTAACTGAATCTCAGCCGTGACTAATGATAGTAC
This Lathamus discolor isolate bLatDis1 chromosome 4, bLatDis1.hap1, whole genome shotgun sequence DNA region includes the following protein-coding sequences:
- the ZNF384 gene encoding zinc finger protein 384 isoform X3 encodes the protein MEESHFNSSPYFWPAVPTVSGQIENTMFINKMKEQLLPTEKGCSLAPPHYPALLTVPTSVALPTGISMDSDTKPEQLTPHSQAPVTQNITVVPVQSAGLMTAGPGLVITSPSGSLVTTAASAQTFPISAPMIVSALPPGSQAALQVVPDLSKKGTTTLSEGGGGGGGGGVAPKPPRGRKKKRLQESGLPEMSDPFVLSNEDDEDQHKDGKTYSSSVSSGTNEAWFPAALSCVDSLMSNQGCRMCSLTFYSKSEMQIHSKSHTETKPHKCPHCSKSFANSSYLAQHIRIHSGAKPYTCSYCQKAFRQLSHLQQHTRIHSKLHTAIVKPHKCPHCSKSFANTSYLAQHLRIHSGAKPYTCRYCQKAFRQLSHLQQHTRIHTGDRPYKCAHPGCEKAFTQLSNLQSHRRQHNKDKPFKCHNCHRAYTDAASLEVHLATHTVKHAKVYTCSICSRAYTSETYLMKHMRKHNIPDPQQQVVQAQAQASQQQQHFQPQGGGAAGGPSGDTNQPNPPPQCSFDLTPYKTSEHHKDICLTVSTSAIQVEHLSSS
- the ZNF384 gene encoding zinc finger protein 384 isoform X1, translating into MSGSYRSIGRVTCRVLVKMEESHFNSSPYFWPAVPTVSGQIENTMFINKMKEQLLPTEKGCSLAPPHYPALLTVPTSVALPTGISMDSDTKPEQLTPHSQAPVTQNITVVPVQSAGLMTAGPGLVITSPSGSLVTTAASAQTFPISAPMIVSALPPGSQAALQVVPDLSKKGTTTLSEGGGGGGGGGVAPKPPRGRKKKRLQESGLPEMSDPFVLSNEDDEDQHKDGKTYSSSVSSGTNEAWFPAALSCVDSLMSNQGCRMCSLTFYSKSEMQIHSKSHTETKPHKCPHCSKSFANSSYLAQHIRIHSGAKPYTCSYCQKAFRQLSHLQQHTRIHSKLHTAIVKPHKCPHCSKSFANTSYLAQHLRIHSGAKPYTCRYCQKAFRQLSHLQQHTRIHTGDRPYKCAHPGCEKAFTQLSNLQSHRRQHNKDKPFKCHNCHRAYTDAASLEVHLATHTVKHAKVYTCSICSRAYTSETYLMKHMRKHNIPDPQQQVVQAQAQASQQQQHFQPQGGGAAGGPSGDTNQPNPPPQCSFDLTPYKTSEHHKDICLTVSTSAIQVEHLSSS
- the ZNF384 gene encoding zinc finger protein 384 isoform X2 — encoded protein: MSGSYRSIGRVTCRVLVKMEESHFNSSPYFWPAVPTVSGQIENTMFINKMKEQLLPTEKGCSLAPPHYPALLTVPTSVALPTGISMDSDTKPEQLTPHSQAPVTQNITVVPVQSAGLMTAGPGLVITSPSGSLVTTAASAQTFPISAPMIVSALPPGSQAALQVVPDLSKKGTTTLSEGGGGGGGGGVAPKPPRGRKKKRLQESGLPEMSDPFVLSNEDDEDQHKDGKTYSSVSSGTNEAWFPAALSCVDSLMSNQGCRMCSLTFYSKSEMQIHSKSHTETKPHKCPHCSKSFANSSYLAQHIRIHSGAKPYTCSYCQKAFRQLSHLQQHTRIHSKLHTAIVKPHKCPHCSKSFANTSYLAQHLRIHSGAKPYTCRYCQKAFRQLSHLQQHTRIHTGDRPYKCAHPGCEKAFTQLSNLQSHRRQHNKDKPFKCHNCHRAYTDAASLEVHLATHTVKHAKVYTCSICSRAYTSETYLMKHMRKHNIPDPQQQVVQAQAQASQQQQHFQPQGGGAAGGPSGDTNQPNPPPQCSFDLTPYKTSEHHKDICLTVSTSAIQVEHLSSS
- the ZNF384 gene encoding zinc finger protein 384 isoform X4, which encodes MSGSYRSIGRVTCRVLVKMEESHFNSSPYFWPAVPTVSGQIENTMFINKMKEQLLPTEKGCSLAPPHYPALLTVPTSVALPTGISMDSDTKPEQLTPHSQAPVTQNITVVPVQSAGLMTAGPGLVITSPSGSLVTTAASAQTFPISAPMIVSALPPGSQAALQVVPDLSKKGTTTLSEGGGGGGGGGVAPKPPRGRKKKRLQESGLPEMSDPFVLSNEDDEDQHKDGKTYRCRMCSLTFYSKSEMQIHSKSHTETKPHKCPHCSKSFANSSYLAQHIRIHSGAKPYTCSYCQKAFRQLSHLQQHTRIHSKLHTAIVKPHKCPHCSKSFANTSYLAQHLRIHSGAKPYTCRYCQKAFRQLSHLQQHTRIHTGDRPYKCAHPGCEKAFTQLSNLQSHRRQHNKDKPFKCHNCHRAYTDAASLEVHLATHTVKHAKVYTCSICSRAYTSETYLMKHMRKHNIPDPQQQVVQAQAQASQQQQHFQPQGGGAAGGPSGDTNQPNPPPQCSFDLTPYKTSEHHKDICLTVSTSAIQVEHLSSS